One Elephas maximus indicus isolate mEleMax1 chromosome X, mEleMax1 primary haplotype, whole genome shotgun sequence DNA segment encodes these proteins:
- the PPP1R2C gene encoding protein phosphatase inhibitor 2 family member C — protein sequence MATSSASHRPIKGILKNKSSTTSSVVASAQQPGGAMEGVMRKKSQKWDESSILATYRPGYKDYDLMKVNEPSNPCLNTPDEGEDTVCNSETKECMTPESLAKKLAAIKTWDPRRRVEEQESIGEEEWKILREKQEKQRQFEMKRKLHYNEGRNIKLARQLISLDLEAEEEKNENEECWHETNEENTTTEESEEGIASEELQAKSCDS from the coding sequence ATGGCAACCTCCTCCGCCTCGCACCGGCCCATCAAGGGGATCTTGAAGAACAAATCCTCCACAACCTCCTCTGTGGTGGCATCCGCCCAACAGCCTGGAGGAGCTATGGAGGGGGTGATGCGAAAAAAATCCCAGAAGTGGGACGAATCGAGCATCCTGGCGACATACCGCCCAGGATACAAAGACTATGATTTAATGAAGGTAAACGAGCCCAGTAATCCCTGCCTTAATACACCAGATGAGGGTGAAGATACAGTGTGTAATTCCGAGACAAAGGAATGTATGACCCCAGAGAGCTTAGCTAAGAAACTAGCCGCAATCAAAACCTGGGATCCCAGGCGTAGGGTGGAGGAACAAGAGAGCATTGGGGAGGAAGAATGGAAAATCTTACGTGAGAAACAAGAGAAACAGCGGCAGTTTGAGATGAAAAGGAAGCTTCACTACAATGAAGGAAGGAACATTAAGTTAGCTAGGCAATTAATTTCCTTGGATTTAGAAGCCGAAGAGGAGAAGAATGAAAACGAAGAATGTTGGCATGAGACTAATGAAGAAAACACCACCACAGAAGAATCAGAAGAAGGCATTGCAAGCGAAGAACTGCAAGCCAAATCATGCGACTCatag